One genomic segment of Esox lucius isolate fEsoLuc1 chromosome 15, fEsoLuc1.pri, whole genome shotgun sequence includes these proteins:
- the LOC114829520 gene encoding cancer-related regulator of actin dynamics homolog isoform X3 yields the protein MAISALEIRYVLLEWTEGEDRGAHSILALDCVRNFSVKTFLERTEKNEKLVEWRKGRQPWPVHRARIIDVNLKKLSKLNCVGSRWRKKSHSKQNIPNSKYRDQGQTEKASKKRVDNKKRCPSKYNHEEEEEKEEEEDEARHDRPSKNKRASEEEERIGDEEDIVPPSKKKTAAEFRKHLDEQMWERRKLDQMQRNLQELRNEVHSLKNENARLKDIIINQIPQMKSDIAIIAQKKTGRTPVEDLDSSFSTFGEMQPTPERRQSPEDTEPFKESPMVTERFRETPQTAATAETSAKTQMEVIKGSGVFCQAEAWKAARLAPSATAMVRNLLLGTFDLETLLKSNLNGGKPTRGDGDQLVALDQIKKAAIIDATLKKWPAASRGQIGTSINSKLTELRRSTR from the exons ATGGCGATATCAGCGTTGGAGATCCGCTATGTCCTACTTGAATGGACTGAGGGTGAGGATAGAGGGGCCCATAGTATTTTGGCTCTCGACTGTGTCCGGaatttttcagtaaaaacatttcttgaaaGGACTGAAAAAAACGAGAAGCTGGTGGAATGGCGAAAAGGCCGCCAACCCTGGCCGGTGCACCGAGCAAGAATTATTGACGTG AATTTGAAAAAACTCTCCAAATTAAACTGCGTGGGatcgagatggagaaagaagtcacacagcaaacaaaacatCCCAAACTCAAAGTACCGTGATCAGGGGCAGACTGAGAAGGCTTCAAAGAAAAGG gTTGACAATAAAAAGAGATGTCCTTCTAAATACAaccacgaggaggaggaggagaaggaggaggaggaggatgaggcgcGTCATGACAGGCCTTCAAAGAACAAG cggGCCAGCGAAGAGGAGGAGCGTAttggggatgaagaggacatagTACCACCCTCTAAGAAAAAG ACAGCTGCTGAATTTAGAAAACACCTGGATGAACAGatgtgggagagaaggaaacttgaccaaatgcaaagaaatttGCAGGAGTTGAGAAATGAAGTCCATtctcttaaaaatgaaaatgcacgtCTGAAAGACATTATCATCAATC AAATCcctcaaatgaaaagtgacatcgCCATTATTGCTCAAAAG AAGACTGGAAGGACTCCTGTGGAGGATCTAGATTCCTCCTTCTCGACTTTTGGAGAAATGCAACCG actccagagaggagacagagcccAGAGGACACCGAGCCCTTTAAAGAGAGTCCCATGGTGACTGAGCGCTTTCGAGAGAcaccacag ACTGCAGCAACAGCTGAGACCTCAgcgaaaacacag atggAAGTTATAAAGGGCTCTGGGGTGTTTTGCCAGGCAGAAGCGTGGAAAGCAGCCCGCCTTGCCCCCTCTGCTACTGCCATGGTGCGGAATCTCCTGCTGGGCACCTTTGATTTGGAGACTTTGCTGAAAAGCAACCTGAATg GTGGGAAGCCAACCAGAGGGGATGGGGACCAGCTGGTCGCACTTGACCAAATTAAAAAGGCAGCCATTATTG ATGCTACATTGAAGAAGTGGCCGGCAGCCAGCCGAGGGCAGATAGGCACATCTATCAATTCAAAGCTCACGGAGCTGAGAAGATCAACaagataa
- the LOC114829520 gene encoding cancer-related regulator of actin dynamics homolog isoform X4, with product MLDLVTLSMIRQTFAVHDNILILLHQNLKKLSKLNCVGSRWRKKSHSKQNIPNSKYRDQGQTEKASKKRVDNKKRCPSKYNHEEEEEKEEEEDEARHDRPSKNKRASEEEERIGDEEDIVPPSKKKTAAEFRKHLDEQMWERRKLDQMQRNLQELRNEVHSLKNENARLKDIIINQIPQMKSDIAIIAQKKTGRTPVEDLDSSFSTFGEMQPTPERRQSPEDTEPFKESPMVTERFRETPQTAATAETSAKTQMEVIKGSGVFCQAEAWKAARLAPSATAMVRNLLLGTFDLETLLKSNLNGGKPTRGDGDQLVALDQIKKAAIIATLLGYCAVRCYIEEVAGSQPRADRHIYQFKAHGAEKINKINSFFFLFSFLSCFCSCSI from the exons ATGTTAGATTTGGTAACGTTAAGCATGATTAGACAAACGTTTGCAGttcatgataacattttaattttattgcaccAGAATTTGAAAAAACTCTCCAAATTAAACTGCGTGGGatcgagatggagaaagaagtcacacagcaaacaaaacatCCCAAACTCAAAGTACCGTGATCAGGGGCAGACTGAGAAGGCTTCAAAGAAAAGG gTTGACAATAAAAAGAGATGTCCTTCTAAATACAaccacgaggaggaggaggagaaggaggaggaggaggatgaggcgcGTCATGACAGGCCTTCAAAGAACAAG cggGCCAGCGAAGAGGAGGAGCGTAttggggatgaagaggacatagTACCACCCTCTAAGAAAAAG ACAGCTGCTGAATTTAGAAAACACCTGGATGAACAGatgtgggagagaaggaaacttgaccaaatgcaaagaaatttGCAGGAGTTGAGAAATGAAGTCCATtctcttaaaaatgaaaatgcacgtCTGAAAGACATTATCATCAATC AAATCcctcaaatgaaaagtgacatcgCCATTATTGCTCAAAAG AAGACTGGAAGGACTCCTGTGGAGGATCTAGATTCCTCCTTCTCGACTTTTGGAGAAATGCAACCG actccagagaggagacagagcccAGAGGACACCGAGCCCTTTAAAGAGAGTCCCATGGTGACTGAGCGCTTTCGAGAGAcaccacag ACTGCAGCAACAGCTGAGACCTCAgcgaaaacacag atggAAGTTATAAAGGGCTCTGGGGTGTTTTGCCAGGCAGAAGCGTGGAAAGCAGCCCGCCTTGCCCCCTCTGCTACTGCCATGGTGCGGAATCTCCTGCTGGGCACCTTTGATTTGGAGACTTTGCTGAAAAGCAACCTGAATg GTGGGAAGCCAACCAGAGGGGATGGGGACCAGCTGGTCGCACTTGACCAAATTAAAAAGGCAGCCATTATTG CCACATTGCTGGGGTATTGCGCTGTAAG ATGCTACATTGAAGAAGTGGCCGGCAGCCAGCCGAGGGCAGATAGGCACATCTATCAATTCAAAGCTCACGGAGCTGAGAAGATCAACaagataaatagttttttttttctattcagttttttgtcttgtttttgttcttgttctaTTTGA
- the LOC114829520 gene encoding uncharacterized protein LOC114829520 isoform X2, producing MAISALEIRYVLLEWTEGEDRGAHSILALDCVRNFSVKTFLERTEKNEKLVEWRKGRQPWPVHRARIIDVNLKKLSKLNCVGSRWRKKSHSKQNIPNSKYRDQGQTEKASKKRVDNKKRCPSKYNHEEEEEKEEEEDEARHDRPSKNKRASEEEERIGDEEDIVPPSKKKTAAEFRKHLDEQMWERRKLDQMQRNLQELRNEVHSLKNENARLKDIIINQIPQMKSDIAIIAQKTGRTPVEDLDSSFSTFGEMQPTPERRQSPEDTEPFKESPMVTERFRETPQTAATAETSAKTQMEVIKGSGVFCQAEAWKAARLAPSATAMVRNLLLGTFDLETLLKSNLNGGKPTRGDGDQLVALDQIKKAAIIATLLGYCAVRCYIEEVAGSQPRADRHIYQFKAHGAEKINKINSFFFLFSFLSCFCSCSI from the exons ATGGCGATATCAGCGTTGGAGATCCGCTATGTCCTACTTGAATGGACTGAGGGTGAGGATAGAGGGGCCCATAGTATTTTGGCTCTCGACTGTGTCCGGaatttttcagtaaaaacatttcttgaaaGGACTGAAAAAAACGAGAAGCTGGTGGAATGGCGAAAAGGCCGCCAACCCTGGCCGGTGCACCGAGCAAGAATTATTGACGTG AATTTGAAAAAACTCTCCAAATTAAACTGCGTGGGatcgagatggagaaagaagtcacacagcaaacaaaacatCCCAAACTCAAAGTACCGTGATCAGGGGCAGACTGAGAAGGCTTCAAAGAAAAGG gTTGACAATAAAAAGAGATGTCCTTCTAAATACAaccacgaggaggaggaggagaaggaggaggaggaggatgaggcgcGTCATGACAGGCCTTCAAAGAACAAG cggGCCAGCGAAGAGGAGGAGCGTAttggggatgaagaggacatagTACCACCCTCTAAGAAAAAG ACAGCTGCTGAATTTAGAAAACACCTGGATGAACAGatgtgggagagaaggaaacttgaccaaatgcaaagaaatttGCAGGAGTTGAGAAATGAAGTCCATtctcttaaaaatgaaaatgcacgtCTGAAAGACATTATCATCAATC AAATCcctcaaatgaaaagtgacatcgCCATTATTGCTCAAAAG ACTGGAAGGACTCCTGTGGAGGATCTAGATTCCTCCTTCTCGACTTTTGGAGAAATGCAACCG actccagagaggagacagagcccAGAGGACACCGAGCCCTTTAAAGAGAGTCCCATGGTGACTGAGCGCTTTCGAGAGAcaccacag ACTGCAGCAACAGCTGAGACCTCAgcgaaaacacag atggAAGTTATAAAGGGCTCTGGGGTGTTTTGCCAGGCAGAAGCGTGGAAAGCAGCCCGCCTTGCCCCCTCTGCTACTGCCATGGTGCGGAATCTCCTGCTGGGCACCTTTGATTTGGAGACTTTGCTGAAAAGCAACCTGAATg GTGGGAAGCCAACCAGAGGGGATGGGGACCAGCTGGTCGCACTTGACCAAATTAAAAAGGCAGCCATTATTG CCACATTGCTGGGGTATTGCGCTGTAAG ATGCTACATTGAAGAAGTGGCCGGCAGCCAGCCGAGGGCAGATAGGCACATCTATCAATTCAAAGCTCACGGAGCTGAGAAGATCAACaagataaatagttttttttttctattcagttttttgtcttgtttttgttcttgttctaTTTGA
- the stx11a gene encoding syntaxin-11a, translating into MRDRLEDLQGVTPTPSDTDEGGQGADDEDKEVLEQQSMVFEAEDKMDVIFREAQSIRKEIALLRMDVKRLGKQNTRFLTSVRRFSSIKRDTNAIARGIKTQGEGIYARLEKIGSQHKLLEEEHGAHSAVVRMVRAQYVSLTGLFHEAMSEYNQAEMSQRENCKTRIQRQAEIMGKEVTGEQIEEMVETGKWNVFSDNLLTDGRTARSALTEIENRHKELLELESRIKDIHELFFQMALLVEEQGAMVDNIEANVVATTDFVCKAQAQIKRAVKYKKNNPCRKLFCCCFPCCNK; encoded by the coding sequence ATGCGAGACAGACTGGAAGACCTACAGGGGGTGACCCCAACTCCTTCGGACACGGACGAGGGAGgacagggcgccgacgatgaaGACAAGGAAGTGCTGGAGCAGCAGTCGATGGTGTTTGAAGCTGAGGATAAGATGGACGTCATCTTCAGAGAAGCCCAGTCCATAAGGAAAGAGATTGCACTGCTCCGGATGGATGTGAAGCGCTTGGGCAAGCAGAACACTCGATTCCTTACCTCTGTTCGACGGTTCAGCTCCATCAAACGAGACACCAATGCCATAGCCAGGGGCATCAAGACCCAGGGGGAGGGCATCTACGCACGGCTGGAGAAGATTGGGTCGCAGCACAAACTGCTGGAAGAAGAGCACGGGGCCCATTCTGCTGTGGTCCGCATGGTGCGAGCTCAGTATGTTTCTCTCACCGGGTTATTTCACGAAGCCATGTCTGAGTACAACCAGGCGGAGATGAGCCAGAGGGAGAACTGCAAGACCCGGATCCAGCGTCAAGCAGAAATAATGGGAAAGGAGGTGACTGGCGAGCAGATCGAGGAGATGGTTGAGACTGGGAAGTGGAACGTGTTCTCTGACAACCTTCTAACGGACGGCCGGACGGCACGCTCTGCACTCACAGAGATCGAGAACCGGCACAAGGAGCTGCTTGAGCTGGAGAGTCGAATCAAGGACATCCATGAGCTGTTCTTCCAGATGGCTTTGCTGGTGGAAGAACAGGGCGCAATGGTGGACAACATAGAGGCCAACGTGGTCGCCACAACAGACTTTGTGTGCAAGGCCCAGGCTCAGATCAAGAGGGCGGTGAAATACAAGAAAAACAACCCATGTAGGAAGCTTTTCTGTTGCTGTTTCCCTTGCTGTAACAAGTGA
- the LOC114829520 gene encoding uncharacterized protein LOC114829520 isoform X1, translating into MAISALEIRYVLLEWTEGEDRGAHSILALDCVRNFSVKTFLERTEKNEKLVEWRKGRQPWPVHRARIIDVNLKKLSKLNCVGSRWRKKSHSKQNIPNSKYRDQGQTEKASKKRVDNKKRCPSKYNHEEEEEKEEEEDEARHDRPSKNKRASEEEERIGDEEDIVPPSKKKTAAEFRKHLDEQMWERRKLDQMQRNLQELRNEVHSLKNENARLKDIIINQIPQMKSDIAIIAQKKTGRTPVEDLDSSFSTFGEMQPTPERRQSPEDTEPFKESPMVTERFRETPQTAATAETSAKTQMEVIKGSGVFCQAEAWKAARLAPSATAMVRNLLLGTFDLETLLKSNLNGGKPTRGDGDQLVALDQIKKAAIIATLLGYCAVRCYIEEVAGSQPRADRHIYQFKAHGAEKINKINSFFFLFSFLSCFCSCSI; encoded by the exons ATGGCGATATCAGCGTTGGAGATCCGCTATGTCCTACTTGAATGGACTGAGGGTGAGGATAGAGGGGCCCATAGTATTTTGGCTCTCGACTGTGTCCGGaatttttcagtaaaaacatttcttgaaaGGACTGAAAAAAACGAGAAGCTGGTGGAATGGCGAAAAGGCCGCCAACCCTGGCCGGTGCACCGAGCAAGAATTATTGACGTG AATTTGAAAAAACTCTCCAAATTAAACTGCGTGGGatcgagatggagaaagaagtcacacagcaaacaaaacatCCCAAACTCAAAGTACCGTGATCAGGGGCAGACTGAGAAGGCTTCAAAGAAAAGG gTTGACAATAAAAAGAGATGTCCTTCTAAATACAaccacgaggaggaggaggagaaggaggaggaggaggatgaggcgcGTCATGACAGGCCTTCAAAGAACAAG cggGCCAGCGAAGAGGAGGAGCGTAttggggatgaagaggacatagTACCACCCTCTAAGAAAAAG ACAGCTGCTGAATTTAGAAAACACCTGGATGAACAGatgtgggagagaaggaaacttgaccaaatgcaaagaaatttGCAGGAGTTGAGAAATGAAGTCCATtctcttaaaaatgaaaatgcacgtCTGAAAGACATTATCATCAATC AAATCcctcaaatgaaaagtgacatcgCCATTATTGCTCAAAAG AAGACTGGAAGGACTCCTGTGGAGGATCTAGATTCCTCCTTCTCGACTTTTGGAGAAATGCAACCG actccagagaggagacagagcccAGAGGACACCGAGCCCTTTAAAGAGAGTCCCATGGTGACTGAGCGCTTTCGAGAGAcaccacag ACTGCAGCAACAGCTGAGACCTCAgcgaaaacacag atggAAGTTATAAAGGGCTCTGGGGTGTTTTGCCAGGCAGAAGCGTGGAAAGCAGCCCGCCTTGCCCCCTCTGCTACTGCCATGGTGCGGAATCTCCTGCTGGGCACCTTTGATTTGGAGACTTTGCTGAAAAGCAACCTGAATg GTGGGAAGCCAACCAGAGGGGATGGGGACCAGCTGGTCGCACTTGACCAAATTAAAAAGGCAGCCATTATTG CCACATTGCTGGGGTATTGCGCTGTAAG ATGCTACATTGAAGAAGTGGCCGGCAGCCAGCCGAGGGCAGATAGGCACATCTATCAATTCAAAGCTCACGGAGCTGAGAAGATCAACaagataaatagttttttttttctattcagttttttgtcttgtttttgttcttgttctaTTTGA